In Oncorhynchus keta strain PuntledgeMale-10-30-2019 chromosome 19, Oket_V2, whole genome shotgun sequence, a single genomic region encodes these proteins:
- the LOC118397791 gene encoding snRNA-activating protein complex subunit 1-like isoform X2 — protein sequence MPNGKAKDRFLKPLVADYEELLGRFQQTESVRFEEFTAIWRNMGFSSVFYFQIRVGGLYLLYGLYHTQLASPKEKIRIALKDWEQIQKFYQDSVNSQHYDAVYIIRKLITENAVLYTAMPQMLTFRVKKKPQHHKVCEEFRDRPERVKDLISTDMLQEVANIQCHHERLKASVLERSSIAVTQQDLPARLHSCVLEFLHWQDRHENHGDADHLVYAEEKAQQVESSNRAQLLASIKTKSYGCLAEASKSRRHRQVEMDTSISGTGYIKEAPKYHKSRAPSLKARTNKNLCGEGDEQKIQYWLLSAAEEDKTALKRQKRKHSFRW from the exons ATGCCGAATG GTAAAGCGAAGGATCGTTTTCTGAAGCCACTTGTAGCAGACTACGAGGAACTGCTGGGTCGTTTCCAACAGACGGAATCCGTGCGGTTTGAGGAATTTACTGCTATTTGGAGAAACATGGGCTTCTCAAGTGTATTTTA CTTCCAGATCAGAGTGGGGGGTCTGTACCTTCTCTATGGCCTATACCACACACAGCTCGCTTCACCTAAAGAGAAG ATCAGGATTGCCCTAAAGGACTGGGAGCAAATTCAGAAGTTTTACCAGGATTCGGTGAATTCGCAGCACTATGATGCAGTTTACATTATCAGGAAGCTAATAACTGAGAATGCTGTCCTTTACACCGCCATGCCTCAGATG TTGACCTTCCGTGTGAAGAAGAAGCCCCAGCATCACAAGGTGTGCGAGGAGTTCCGTGACCGACCAGAAAGGGTCAAGGACCTCATCTCTACAGATATGCTGCAA GAGGTGGCTAACATTCAGTGTCACCATGAGCGGCTGAAGGCGTCCGTCTTGGAGAGGTCATCCATTGCGGTGACCCAACAGGACCTGCCGGCCCGCTTGCACAGCTGTGTGCTTGAGTTCCTCCACTGGCAGGACAGGCATGAG AACCATGGAGATGCAGACCACTTGGTTTATGCTGAGGAAAAAGCCCAGCAGGTCGAG TCTTCCAATAGGGCACAGCTTCTGGCATCCATCAAGACAAAATCATACGGGTGTCTTGCAGAG GCCTCGAAGTCACGGCGGCATCGCCAGGTGGAGATGGACACATCCATTTCTGGAACAGGCTACATTAAAGAGGCTCCCAAATATCACAAAAGTAGGGCGCCATCACTCAAGGCCCGAACCAACAAGAACCTCTGTGGGGAAG
- the LOC118397791 gene encoding snRNA-activating protein complex subunit 1-like isoform X1 — protein MPNGKAKDRFLKPLVADYEELLGRFQQTESVRFEEFTAIWRNMGFSSVFYGSLAGNEMREFCHLTLTMAFNYFLPPYSFQIRVGGLYLLYGLYHTQLASPKEKIRIALKDWEQIQKFYQDSVNSQHYDAVYIIRKLITENAVLYTAMPQMLTFRVKKKPQHHKVCEEFRDRPERVKDLISTDMLQEVANIQCHHERLKASVLERSSIAVTQQDLPARLHSCVLEFLHWQDRHENHGDADHLVYAEEKAQQVESSNRAQLLASIKTKSYGCLAEASKSRRHRQVEMDTSISGTGYIKEAPKYHKSRAPSLKARTNKNLCGEGDEQKIQYWLLSAAEEDKTALKRQKRKHSFRW, from the exons ATGCCGAATG GTAAAGCGAAGGATCGTTTTCTGAAGCCACTTGTAGCAGACTACGAGGAACTGCTGGGTCGTTTCCAACAGACGGAATCCGTGCGGTTTGAGGAATTTACTGCTATTTGGAGAAACATGGGCTTCTCAAGTGTATTTTA CGGTTCACTTGCTGGTAATGAGATGAGGGAATTCTGCCACCTAACCCTGACCATGGCCTTCAACTACTTCTTACCCCCATATAGCTTCCAGATCAGAGTGGGGGGTCTGTACCTTCTCTATGGCCTATACCACACACAGCTCGCTTCACCTAAAGAGAAG ATCAGGATTGCCCTAAAGGACTGGGAGCAAATTCAGAAGTTTTACCAGGATTCGGTGAATTCGCAGCACTATGATGCAGTTTACATTATCAGGAAGCTAATAACTGAGAATGCTGTCCTTTACACCGCCATGCCTCAGATG TTGACCTTCCGTGTGAAGAAGAAGCCCCAGCATCACAAGGTGTGCGAGGAGTTCCGTGACCGACCAGAAAGGGTCAAGGACCTCATCTCTACAGATATGCTGCAA GAGGTGGCTAACATTCAGTGTCACCATGAGCGGCTGAAGGCGTCCGTCTTGGAGAGGTCATCCATTGCGGTGACCCAACAGGACCTGCCGGCCCGCTTGCACAGCTGTGTGCTTGAGTTCCTCCACTGGCAGGACAGGCATGAG AACCATGGAGATGCAGACCACTTGGTTTATGCTGAGGAAAAAGCCCAGCAGGTCGAG TCTTCCAATAGGGCACAGCTTCTGGCATCCATCAAGACAAAATCATACGGGTGTCTTGCAGAG GCCTCGAAGTCACGGCGGCATCGCCAGGTGGAGATGGACACATCCATTTCTGGAACAGGCTACATTAAAGAGGCTCCCAAATATCACAAAAGTAGGGCGCCATCACTCAAGGCCCGAACCAACAAGAACCTCTGTGGGGAAG